The following coding sequences are from one Vicugna pacos chromosome 19, VicPac4, whole genome shotgun sequence window:
- the LOC102528916 gene encoding neuroendocrine secretory protein 55, with protein MDRRSRAQQWRRARHNYNDLCPPIGRRAATALLWLSCSIALLRALATSSARAQQRAAAQRRSFLNAHHRSAAQVFPGPPESDHEQEEADLELSLPECLEYEEEFDYESETETESEIESETDFETEPETAPATEPETEPEDERGPVVPKRPTFAQSLTERLNALRLRSPDASPSRAQPSTQESQRPGEGEETEPEDKDPRDPKESEEPKEKKQQRRCKPKQPTRRDPSPESPSKRGPIPIRRH; from the coding sequence ATGGATCGTAGGTCCCGAGCTCAGCAGTGGCGCCGAGCTCGCCACAATTACAACGATCTGTGCCCACCCATAGGCCGCCGGGCAGCCACCGCACTCCTCTGGCTCTCCTGCTCCATTGCGCTCCTCCGCGCCCTTGCCACCTCCAGCGCCCGCGCCCAGCAGCGTGCGGCTGCCCAGCGCCGGAGCTTTCTTAACGCCCACCACCGCTCCGCCGCCCAGGTGTTCCCCGGGCCCCCTGAATCTGACCACGAGCAAGAGGAGGCCGACCTCGAGCTCTCCCTCCCCGAGTGCCTAGAGTACGAGGAAGAGTTTGACTACGAATCAGAGACCGAGACAGAGTCTGAAATCGAGTCCGAGACCGACTTCGAGACCGAACCCGAGACCGCCCCCGCCACTGAGCCTGAGACCGAGCCCGAGGACGAGCGTGGCCCCGTGGTGCCCAAGCGCCCCACCTTCGCCCAATCCCTCACCGAGCGTCTCAACGCTCTGAGGTTGCGGAGCCCCGACGCCTCCCCAAGTCGCGCACAGCCCAGCACTCAGGAGTCCCAGAGACCCGGAGAAGGGGAGGAGACCGAGCCCGAGGACAAGGATCCGAGGGACCCCAAAGAGTCCGAGGAGCCAAAGGAGAAGAAGCAGCAGCGCCGCTGCAAGCCGAAGCAGCCCACCCGCCGCGACCCATCCCCAGAGTCCCCTTCCAAAAGGGGACCTATCCCCATCCGGCGTCACTAA